The following proteins are co-located in the Vigna angularis cultivar LongXiaoDou No.4 chromosome 2, ASM1680809v1, whole genome shotgun sequence genome:
- the LOC108322975 gene encoding histone H4 has translation MSGRGKGGKGLGKGGAKRHRKVLRDNIQGITKPAIRRLARRGGVKRISGLIYEETRGVLKIFLENVIRDAVTYTEHARRKTVTAMDVVYALKRQGRTLYGFGG, from the coding sequence ATGTCTGGTCGTGGAAAAGGAGGAAAAGGATTGGGAAAGGGAGGAGCCAAGAGGCACAGGAAAGTTCTTCGTGATAATATTCAGGGAATTACCAAACCTGCTATTCGCCGTTTAGCTCGCAGAGGTGGTGTGAAGAGAATCAGTGGTCTCATCTACGAGGAAACCCGTGGTGTGCTTAAGATCTTCCTTGAAAATGTCATTCGTGATGCTGTTACCTACACTGAGCATGCTAGGAGGAAGACTGTTACTGCCATGGATGTTGTTTATGCACTTAAGAGACAAGGCAGAACCCTCTACGGTTTTGgtggttaa